A stretch of Microbacterium caowuchunii DNA encodes these proteins:
- a CDS encoding GNAT family N-acetyltransferase, producing MSPSTLEFHPIRVPGSVHGDDAADFRDMVEVRNRVYREISGHDDNRTTAEEILPVYRPDDPHERRLLWLVRAAGRPVGRLGIDLPLEAGSRSAYLLIELARDAWGRGIGSAAETLLVDVARREGRSILQTWVEHPAAEGERLTPPTGYGSVPLDHAARFLLRHGYTLEQVIRVSAYDLHGPHEHLAVLAEHARAAASGYRTVQWELPTPDAYIEGYAWMKSRMSTDAPAAGLVVDEEIWDADRLRAHDAQYLDGGRRVLVTAAVHVATGELCAFNELAIGQDPTEASHQEDTLVLTAHRGHRLGMLVKAEGLLSWRERWPGSPRVITYNAEENRPMLDINEALGFVPRAYEGAWKKVLG from the coding sequence ATGTCCCCGTCCACCCTCGAATTCCATCCGATCCGCGTCCCCGGGTCCGTGCACGGCGACGACGCCGCCGACTTCCGCGACATGGTCGAGGTCCGCAACCGGGTGTACCGCGAGATCTCCGGTCATGACGACAACCGGACGACGGCGGAGGAGATCCTCCCCGTCTACCGTCCCGACGACCCGCACGAACGGCGCTTGCTCTGGCTCGTGCGGGCGGCGGGACGGCCGGTCGGCCGACTGGGGATCGACCTCCCGTTGGAGGCCGGTTCCCGGTCGGCGTACCTGCTGATCGAGCTGGCCCGGGACGCCTGGGGCCGCGGCATCGGCTCGGCGGCCGAGACGTTGCTCGTCGACGTGGCTCGCCGGGAAGGACGCTCCATCCTGCAGACCTGGGTGGAACACCCCGCCGCAGAGGGAGAGCGCCTCACGCCGCCGACGGGCTACGGGAGCGTGCCGCTCGACCACGCGGCACGCTTCCTGCTGCGCCACGGGTACACGCTCGAACAGGTCATCCGGGTCAGTGCCTACGACCTGCACGGACCGCACGAGCACCTCGCCGTCCTCGCGGAGCACGCCCGCGCCGCCGCATCCGGCTACCGGACGGTGCAGTGGGAGCTCCCTACTCCGGACGCGTACATCGAGGGGTATGCCTGGATGAAGTCGCGCATGTCCACGGACGCGCCCGCGGCCGGACTCGTGGTGGACGAGGAGATCTGGGATGCGGATCGCCTCCGTGCCCATGACGCCCAGTACCTGGACGGAGGCCGCCGCGTGCTGGTCACCGCCGCCGTGCACGTCGCCACCGGGGAGCTGTGCGCCTTCAACGAGCTGGCGATCGGGCAGGACCCCACGGAAGCCTCCCACCAGGAGGACACCCTCGTGCTGACGGCGCACCGAGGTCACCGCCTCGGCATGCTCGTGAAGGCCGAGGGCCTGCTGAGCTGGCGCGAGCGGTGGCCGGGCTCGCCGCGCGTGATCACCTACAACGCGGAGGAGAACCGCCCGATGCTCGACATCAACGAGGCGCTGGGATTCGTTCCCCGCGCCTATGAGGGGGCGTGGAAGAAGGTGCTCGGATGA
- the mutM gene encoding bifunctional DNA-formamidopyrimidine glycosylase/DNA-(apurinic or apyrimidinic site) lyase: MPELPEVEVVRAGLAPAVTGAVITGVEVLDERALTRHPGTGADFEHALVGRRIETAARRGKFLWLPIEDESVASGECMVAHLGMSGQMLLREPGAARERHERIRVDVQHPRHGEISVVFADQRTFGSLAVDTLVPTPDGAPGGWGTERPAVPSQVQHIARDPLDPAFSDTGFRSALGRKASAVKRVLLDQTVASGIGNIYADEALWAARINPETPALSLHTRSVNRLLAEVRTVLHRALAEGGTSFDAQYVNVNGQAGYFAHSLNAYGRTGQPCPRCGSPIVRVGFMNRSSHYCPRCQRPPRA; encoded by the coding sequence ATGCCTGAGCTTCCCGAGGTGGAGGTCGTCCGCGCGGGCCTCGCCCCCGCGGTCACCGGAGCCGTCATCACCGGTGTCGAGGTGCTCGACGAGCGTGCCCTCACGAGGCATCCCGGTACCGGCGCGGACTTCGAGCACGCCCTGGTCGGCCGGCGGATCGAGACCGCCGCGCGCCGAGGCAAGTTCCTCTGGCTGCCGATCGAGGACGAGTCGGTCGCGTCCGGCGAGTGCATGGTCGCCCATCTCGGGATGAGCGGGCAGATGCTGTTGCGCGAGCCGGGCGCCGCGCGGGAGCGACACGAGCGCATCCGCGTCGACGTGCAGCACCCGCGGCACGGGGAGATCAGCGTCGTCTTCGCCGATCAGCGCACCTTCGGCTCGCTCGCGGTGGACACGCTCGTTCCCACACCGGACGGCGCTCCGGGCGGGTGGGGCACGGAACGCCCGGCCGTGCCCTCGCAGGTGCAGCACATCGCCCGGGACCCGCTGGATCCCGCGTTCTCCGATACGGGCTTCCGCTCCGCCCTCGGCCGGAAGGCCTCCGCCGTGAAACGGGTCCTGCTCGATCAGACGGTCGCGAGCGGAATCGGCAACATCTACGCCGACGAGGCGCTGTGGGCAGCACGGATCAACCCGGAGACGCCGGCGCTCTCGCTGCACACCCGCTCGGTGAACCGGCTGCTGGCCGAGGTGCGGACCGTGCTGCACCGCGCCCTCGCCGAGGGCGGCACGAGCTTCGACGCCCAGTACGTGAACGTGAACGGTCAGGCCGGGTACTTCGCCCACTCGCTGAACGCCTACGGGCGCACCGGCCAGCCGTGCCCGCGGTGCGGCTCGCCGATCGTGCGGGTCGGATTCATGAACCGCTCGAGTCACTACTGCCCGCGCTGCCAGCGGCCGCCGCGCGCCTGA